TAGAACATGTTCCTTACCTTTTGATTTGGCTGTCTTGAGATAGGTTAGCCATGTTatgacacacagaaaaataatcccaGCTATAGCTCCAGAGGCGATATACCACTGTATATCTATATAAAATTGATATATTATTTAGAACATGATCTGATAGTGACTTCTGGGTcaagatagatttttttaatgtaatctgTAGTGGTTTACAGGTGATCACTTGATCTTTAGTTACTGTGAAAATAACTTACATATAAATCTTATTTTGGATGACTCCAGGGTATTGTATGCTGGGAAATATCTTGATTTCTCTAGGCaaatttccttcatttaaaaaacaaacaaaactattgATATTTAGTGGTACTGCAGTATTCTCAAAGCACACCATGAGTAGGAAGGCAGGCAAGGTCTTTCTATTTTCTGCCTTCCCTTAAGAAGATGGGATGCTGCCTATCCTGCTCCCATAACTTCTCAGGTCCTTAGGCTTAGTGCTCTACTGCAGTAAGGTGGCTGAATGATGCTAATGCACATCTAGGCAGCGGTCAGCAGCAACTAATACGATAGTGAAAGACTGTTTTCACGCTTGGCACTATTCAAACATGGATCATAAAAGAAATTATGGTGAGCCAATCATCCACTTACATTGTCattcattttcctatttttcttcatgtccgTACAACCATTACAAATATGGAGTTGATTTTTATGTGATGCAATTTAATAATTCATCCACAAAGTATTCTGTGTGAAATAGCAGACAAATGGTCTGTGACATGCTGCTACTTGATGCAGAGttgctctattttcttttaagttattTAAAGAACAATCAATTTgcttgttaaaaagaaaaattctcgGGTTTTTTTTGATCATATTTTTGGGAGGTAGGATTTTGCATGACTAAATCTAGTGCTAGAATACAATATTTCTATGACAACCAGGTGCAATTTCTTGGACTAAGACAGATGTCACCTCTCCAAGTTACAGTCTGTTATGAATACAGTTTCAACTTACATGTAGTTTTGTCTTTCCGAACTTCCACAGACAGGTTATTAGCAACTCTCCACACATATTTGCCATTTATCCAGGTAGTAACAATGCATAAATATTCTCCACTGTCAGAACTAGTAACATTCAGAATAGTCACATTACTTTTTTTGTCAGTTGAACTGAAGTCGGTATTGTTCAGTAATCGTCCATGGATGTCTTCATCAATACAGCAATGCTCATTGTAAGTCAAATGTGAGGTCCCAGCTTCATTTGCTagagaaaaaatgcattcactTGTTTTTGCAGCTCTGATCCAATACAGAGTAAAACATTCTCCTGAGCAGGTAGTTTCAAATTCACATGACAAAGTGATGTTGTCTTCAAATACCAGGCTGCTGTATGGTGTTTCAGGAACACTGTCTAAGGACTTGCTTTCTGAAATTGaggaaatgaacagaaaaacaaacacaaaaaatgttGCAAGTGAGTCTAACCTGGCAATATTTTGAAGTGTGAAAACTGCATGAAAAACTGCGCAATCTCAGACACAGATTAAACAGTGTTTTACACAGTGAATTGTAATTCAATTAAAATACTTGTGCTCTGTTACATCTGAAtaacaaataattattaataatacaaAACTAACTACCTGGCACTGAGATAACTGAGTTCTTGGTAATAATTCTAACTCTTGGCTTCTACATACATTGTTAGGCAGTATTGCCTCAAAAAGGATGATGCTTTGATAATTTAAGAAAGCATACGAAAAGCAAAGTATTCTGTTGTTAATGCAGTAGCATATGCTGTCAGTGGTGTGTCTCTGGTCACACTGTTCTCACCATTGGGGGTGTTACATAGCAAATCTGTGCTTTCCTGGGTTAACTTGGAGAGTTATCAACTGAACTCCCTAATGTCACCAGTGTGCCAGTCTGGCACAACACCCTATCCTCAGAAAACTTTCACATGTCtaattgcaaatgtttttaaaaacctgAAACAATAAAACTTTGAGAAGTGTAACGTACCAACTAGACTTTCTTATTTCTAGTTTTCTTTGAtatgtatttaatgttttcagcaGCTTCTCTTACAGTTCTCAACCATTGATTTCTTTAGTTTTTCCTAGGTTCCTGTTCTCCTACAGTGTTCTGTTTGAGTCACAAGTTGCGGTTATATATCCTGTTACTAAGCATCTTCTCCAAAGAGCTCTGGTTTTGTATCTAAGATACAGTAAGAAAAGGGGCCTAGATAGTGCCACAGAGCAACATTCTTGGAATTGTCTCCTTTTTAATGCAAGTTTACCAATACTCTTAGTGGGCATCTGAGCTGAAGACAGGCTTACTAAGAGAAGTATGGAAATACACACTGTTTAAAAAGCATCACTCACCTTGTGTGGAGTAAATCGTCTGTGTAAGAAAGAAGTCGTAGTGCCTGCAGTGAGAGATATTGTGAAACAGCGGGCAAGTTGCTGGTGTTCCACCATTAGGAACTGCTCCACATGCAAACAGCCCTCCTTCAGGGGATACGTGGGTCACTTGTAAGGTATCATTGCAGCCTGAAGgtccccctttttttccacatgaGAAAGTAGACTCCTTGGAAGAGCAGTTAATTAAGTTAAATTGCTGCAGATTGTTGTCTGCTATATACCAagctatttctgcttttcctttagCAGCTTGCTGATTGCACTGAAGTGCAAGATTTTCATGTTCTTGTCGATGAAAGAAAGTTTCGCCTGTGAAGCATATTTAAATGGTTGGTGAAGCAAAGTGATCTGGAAAGACGCTCTGATCGTTAAAATCCTTAGTGAGatcatagaatcttagaatcagtcaggttggaaaagacctcagagatcatctagtccaacctttaacctagtaaaagtccaccactaaaccatgttacTGAGTTCTACATCTAgacgtttcttgaagacctccagggatggtgactcaaccactaCCCTcggcagcctattccaatgctgcGCAACACTTTCACTAAAGAAATTTCTCATAATATCCACCCTAAGCTTCCTCTGGTGCAATTTcaggccatttccccttgtcttatcacttggatACAACATtatggttttgttcttttttttttttttgacaacagAATGTATTGCAAATGCAGTGATGGATCCTTTCTTGCAAGGAAGGGTATACTGCTGTGTTCCCCTTGGGTGTGTTCTGCTTCTTCCCAGCACCAGCATCAAGCGCTGAGCTCTCGCTCTTCCTGCACTCCTGGCAGTACTCTCTAGGATAAAGCCTTCTGAACATCATTGACAGTCTTGGGTTGGAGTGAGCAATGTAGTGGAAAAAAGCAATATTAACACTGACCAAATGATGCAGTACAGGCATAGATATAGGCTTTTCTGAACAGAGTGTTTTTGTGAACGCTTCTGAACACATTAGTGACACTAGATGAAAATAGGGTACAGACAGACATTTCTGTACTTTAAAAAGGCCACATAGTTTAACTAGAGAAGTAACAGCAGCAATCAGCCACTACATTTTGCATGACAGATTGAGCCTGCTGTTTGTACCTTACTGGGCATAAGTGCAAGCCTCTGATTCTGCAAACATTTAATGCAGGCAGATGAAACTACTCATATGTAGAACTAGAATCCACCTTTGATATTTTTATGCAGCAGGTATCAAACATAGCCAACAGTGCAtgtcaatatatattttaaaaattttttaatatactggAGGATTCTAGCTCGTTGAAGTCAAGTCCCTGCAGTTAGCTGCAAAGTCTTAATAGGGCTGGATCTGCATAACCAACAATGGCAGGATGTGTTGAGGCAAAGTAATTGGCCTTTACAGTCACATACTTCGTAATACCCTAGAATAAGCAAGACTGAAAATGAATCAATTAAAAAAGATAGTGTTTGCAAGTTGTCTGTCCCTTTGGCTGGGAAAACTCTCAATAAATATTATGTCTACTTATCAACAATTGGAGTAACTGGAGGAAGTGATAGACAGATGtaagaagaaatattattattgACATCCTGCCTCAGCTGCTTACAGTTTCCTACGTACTAAAGGGTAGTTGCTAAAGCCCTGACCCTGGGGGTAATGAACAGTGCTCTGACATTTCCAAGTCACTTTGTAGCTTGTTCAAAGCCTTCCCTCATTCCTCTTCCCCCATTCACCTGTCCATCAGCCCATCAGTTCTTTCCCACAGAGCTGCTATGAGACAGGGAAGTGCTCTTGTGACAGCTGTTAAACGCAGCCCTTCAGGGGTGGAAGCATGGCCGTAGCCACTTGCTTGATCAAGCTGAGGACTCGTATCTGCATTCAGATACTTCTACCAAATGTACTTaaatcaacaaagaaaaaaaaacttacaagTATCTGAagtgagaaatgagaaaatttgAATGATTTATGTGAAGAGAAAACATACCTGTTATTTCTCCTAGAAAAGACGTGGTCATCAGGAAGGTTATTACTTTCTgcaaaaaagaggagagagccTTCATCCTTTTCAGTTCTCTTGCTTCTTAACTCTAAATAGTGCTCAGGAAGATGGATGGGGAGGaaagaagtagaaagaaaaggaagtgctGACAGCATGCAAAACCGCAGCCTTTCCTCCCTCAAAATGCCCTTCCCTCACCATATCTTCCACAGAGCCTCTTCTCAAGAAGAAATTGTGTGACAAGAAATGAAGGGCCAACACAGGGATGAGATCCGTACTACTGTCTGCATAGACATAATTCACTTTAAAACCTGAGAGCCCCTGTATCAGTGAAGTGCTGCCATAGTTACCAGTAGCATGTGTGCTGTCCTGGAGTGCTTTCCCAGCCTCTTTGAGGCTGCTGCACATCATGGTAAGCACCAGGATGTCACAGCAGTCTTGTCACTGGTCCTAAAGGTTGTTCGTCCATGTCTGTCCTCACAGGAGCGTCAGCAGCAGAGGTGTACTCCCAAGAAGTATGAGGAAATCTTTGGTAGAAAAAGGACAGCCAGAGGGGGCCCAGTAAATCCCTGCCCTGCCCATGGTGGCCAGGATCTCCTCCAGGTCACTGGCCGGGGCCaacactgcagcaggcaggtgccagcaagcagcagctctggcaaaCAAG
This Anser cygnoides isolate HZ-2024a breed goose chromosome 11, Taihu_goose_T2T_genome, whole genome shotgun sequence DNA region includes the following protein-coding sequences:
- the LOC136786271 gene encoding uncharacterized protein isoform X2: MKALSSFLQKVITFLMTTSFLGEITGETFFHRQEHENLALQCNQQAAKGKAEIAWYIADNNLQQFNLINCSSKESTFSCGKKGGPSGCNDTLQVTHVSPEGGLFACGAVPNGGTPATCPLFHNISHCRHYDFFLTQTIYSTQESKSLDSVPETPYSSLVFEDNITLSCEFETTCSGECFTLYWIRAAKTSECIFSLANEAGTSHLTYNEHCCIDEDIHGRLLNNTDFSSTDKKSNVTILNVTSSDSGEYLCIVTTWINGKYVWRVANNLSVEVRKDKTTYIQWYIASGAIAGIIFLCVITWLTYLKTAKSKGSPYATSCVSDMQRSEHLYCHVTGTYAKVSATDNNKASGTGLEADIHTVYAYADE
- the LOC136786271 gene encoding uncharacterized protein isoform X1, with the translated sequence MKALSSFLQKVITFLMTTSFLGEITGETFFHRQEHENLALQCNQQAAKGKAEIAWYIADNNLQQFNLINCSSKESTFSCGKKGGPSGCNDTLQVTHVSPEGGLFACGAVPNGGTPATCPLFHNISHCRHYDFFLTQTIYSTQESKSLDSVPETPYSSLVFEDNITLSCEFETTCSGECFTLYWIRAAKTSECIFSLANEAGTSHLTYNEHCCIDEDIHGRLLNNTDFSSTDKKSNVTILNVTSSDSGEYLCIVTTWINGKYVWRVANNLSVEVRKDKTTYIQWYIASGAIAGIIFLCVITWLTYLKTAKSKGKKSSTEFTRYYDVVGMPEDECSPYATSCVSDMQRSEHLYCHVTGTYAKVSATDNNKASGTGLEADIHTVYAYADE